One Tachypleus tridentatus isolate NWPU-2018 chromosome 3, ASM421037v1, whole genome shotgun sequence DNA window includes the following coding sequences:
- the LOC143246492 gene encoding solute carrier family 23 member 2-like isoform X1: MEQDNPASELKDETKIAEKEIEITVDEPKERKLQPKEEGRFRGNILYTVGEVPRWYLCFVLGFQQYLMMFGSTVAYSYLVTPKLCIKESDPARGYITSTLFFVSGLGSLIQSTFGTRLPIIQGPLSAFLAPIFAILSLPQWKCPSEEEMLSATEEELQEIWQIRMREIQGAIIVASIFEIIIGLSGVIGIILQWLTPLVIVPTISLIGLSLFEEAASIASKNWGIAIM; the protein is encoded by the exons aTGGAACAGGATAATCCGGCTTCCGAATTGAAG GACGAAACAAAAATTGCAGAAAAGGAAATCGAAATAACAGTCGATGAACCTAAG gAGCGTAAATTGCAGCCCAAAGAGGAAGGAAGATTCAGGGGTAACATCTTATACACAGTAGGTGAAGTTCCTCGTTGGTACCTATGTTTCGTACTTGGGTTCCAG CAATATCTGATGATGTTCGGGTCGACTGTGGCATATTCTTACTTAGTCACACCAAAGCTCTGCATCAAAGAATCTGACCCTGCTAGAGGCTacataacatcaacattattcttTGTGTCAGGTTTAGGGTCCCTAATCCAGTCAACATTTGGAACAAG ACTTCCGATAATTCAGGGCCCGTTATCTGCCTTTCTGGCTCCGATATTTGCTATTTTGAGTTTGCCTCAGTGGAAGTGTCCCAGTGAAGAAGAAATGTTGTCGGCTACAGAGGAAGAGCTACAGGAAATTTGGCAAATCCGAATGAGAGAG ATACAAGGCGCTATCATTGTGGCATCAatctttgaaataattattggacTTTCAGGCGTTATAGGAATAATACTTCAGTGGTTAACACCATTAGTTATCGTCCCTACCATCTCCTTGATAGGACTTTCACTTTTCGAAGAAGCAGCTTCTATAGCGAGTAAGAACTGGGGAATAGCAATTATGTAA
- the LOC143246492 gene encoding solute carrier family 23 member 2-like isoform X2, protein MEQDNPASELKERKLQPKEEGRFRGNILYTVGEVPRWYLCFVLGFQQYLMMFGSTVAYSYLVTPKLCIKESDPARGYITSTLFFVSGLGSLIQSTFGTRLPIIQGPLSAFLAPIFAILSLPQWKCPSEEEMLSATEEELQEIWQIRMREIQGAIIVASIFEIIIGLSGVIGIILQWLTPLVIVPTISLIGLSLFEEAASIASKNWGIAIM, encoded by the exons aTGGAACAGGATAATCCGGCTTCCGAATTGAAG gAGCGTAAATTGCAGCCCAAAGAGGAAGGAAGATTCAGGGGTAACATCTTATACACAGTAGGTGAAGTTCCTCGTTGGTACCTATGTTTCGTACTTGGGTTCCAG CAATATCTGATGATGTTCGGGTCGACTGTGGCATATTCTTACTTAGTCACACCAAAGCTCTGCATCAAAGAATCTGACCCTGCTAGAGGCTacataacatcaacattattcttTGTGTCAGGTTTAGGGTCCCTAATCCAGTCAACATTTGGAACAAG ACTTCCGATAATTCAGGGCCCGTTATCTGCCTTTCTGGCTCCGATATTTGCTATTTTGAGTTTGCCTCAGTGGAAGTGTCCCAGTGAAGAAGAAATGTTGTCGGCTACAGAGGAAGAGCTACAGGAAATTTGGCAAATCCGAATGAGAGAG ATACAAGGCGCTATCATTGTGGCATCAatctttgaaataattattggacTTTCAGGCGTTATAGGAATAATACTTCAGTGGTTAACACCATTAGTTATCGTCCCTACCATCTCCTTGATAGGACTTTCACTTTTCGAAGAAGCAGCTTCTATAGCGAGTAAGAACTGGGGAATAGCAATTATGTAA